Proteins encoded within one genomic window of Lycium ferocissimum isolate CSIRO_LF1 unplaced genomic scaffold, AGI_CSIRO_Lferr_CH_V1 ctg11, whole genome shotgun sequence:
- the LOC132041664 gene encoding uncharacterized protein LOC132041664 isoform X1 yields MLQYMQNVCTSSRVLISSMFTEFPTQSQYGLFELIFQVSFGGLKVLGLYGLDSELWFHQLCSRTPTFRELEELTIYECDKIRNLFSSSSIGALVNLKELVIDGCSQIEAVIVDDEEGEGMSMKLQFLKLEKLRLIALPKLGSFSQSKHALQFPSLESLCICNCGEMQTFAQGYINTPRLKDFQINFESFPVNDINNSLRHQFEKKHAKQKEEVAETIVTEEEEDDVPQEIHANDEEMEEVAADQITVEVEKDEKKEIMEEEAEQITTDHGSNLIFNDKN; encoded by the exons ATGTTGCAATATATGCAAAATGTGTGTACTTCGTCAAGagttttaatttcttcaatGTTTACCGAATTTCCAACCCAATCACAGTATGGTCTGTTCGAATTGATTTTTCAGGTCTCATTTGGAGGTTTGAAGGTTCTGGGACTCTATGGATTAGACAGTGAGTTATGGTTCCACCAACTTTGCTCAAGGACACCGACCTTCAGAGAATTGGAAGAATTAACAATTTACGAATGCGACAAgataaggaacttgttttcttcttcttcaatcggGGCCTTGGTGAATCTGAAGGAACTAGTGATAGACGGCTGCTCACAGATTGAAGCTGTAATTGTAGATGATGAAGAAGGAGAGGGAATGAGCATGAAGCTTCAATTTCTTAAATTGGAAAAATTAAGGCTGATTGCCTTACCAAAGTTGGGAAGCTTTAGCCAAAGCAAACATGCTCTACAATTTCCCTCGCTGGAGAGCTTGTGTATCTGCAATTGCGGTGAAATGCAGACCTTTGCCCAAGGATACATAAATACACCAAGATTGAAGgactttcaaataaattttgaatcctTTCCGGTGAATGACATAAATAATTCCTTACGCCATCAATTTGAGAAAAAG CATGCAAAACAAAAGGAAGAAGTAGCAGAAACAATAGTCACGGAAGAAGAGGAGGATGATGTGCCACAGGAAATT CATGCAAATGATGAAGAAATGGAAGAAGTAGCAGCAGATCAAATAACAGTTGAAGTAGAGAAggatgagaaaaaagaaataatggaAGAAGAAGCAGAGCAAATAACAACTGATCATGGTAGCAACCTTATTTTCAACGACAAGAATTGA
- the LOC132041664 gene encoding uncharacterized protein LOC132041664 isoform X2 → MLQYMQNVCTSSRVLISSMFTEFPTQSQYGLFELIFQVSFGGLKVLGLYGLDSELWFHQLCSRTPTFRELEELTIYECDKIRNLFSSSSIGALVNLKELVIDGCSQIEAVIVDDEEGEGMSMKLQFLKLEKLRLIALPKLGSFSQSKHALQFPSLESLCICNCGEMQTFAQGYINTPRLKDFQINFESFPVNDINNSLRHQFEKKHANDEEMEEVAADQITVEVEKDEKKEIMEEEAEQITTDHGSNLIFNDKN, encoded by the exons ATGTTGCAATATATGCAAAATGTGTGTACTTCGTCAAGagttttaatttcttcaatGTTTACCGAATTTCCAACCCAATCACAGTATGGTCTGTTCGAATTGATTTTTCAGGTCTCATTTGGAGGTTTGAAGGTTCTGGGACTCTATGGATTAGACAGTGAGTTATGGTTCCACCAACTTTGCTCAAGGACACCGACCTTCAGAGAATTGGAAGAATTAACAATTTACGAATGCGACAAgataaggaacttgttttcttcttcttcaatcggGGCCTTGGTGAATCTGAAGGAACTAGTGATAGACGGCTGCTCACAGATTGAAGCTGTAATTGTAGATGATGAAGAAGGAGAGGGAATGAGCATGAAGCTTCAATTTCTTAAATTGGAAAAATTAAGGCTGATTGCCTTACCAAAGTTGGGAAGCTTTAGCCAAAGCAAACATGCTCTACAATTTCCCTCGCTGGAGAGCTTGTGTATCTGCAATTGCGGTGAAATGCAGACCTTTGCCCAAGGATACATAAATACACCAAGATTGAAGgactttcaaataaattttgaatcctTTCCGGTGAATGACATAAATAATTCCTTACGCCATCAATTTGAGAAAAAG CATGCAAATGATGAAGAAATGGAAGAAGTAGCAGCAGATCAAATAACAGTTGAAGTAGAGAAggatgagaaaaaagaaataatggaAGAAGAAGCAGAGCAAATAACAACTGATCATGGTAGCAACCTTATTTTCAACGACAAGAATTGA